A stretch of the Sphingobacterium thalpophilum genome encodes the following:
- a CDS encoding winged helix-turn-helix transcriptional regulator, protein MYEKKIPKDFSCGISITFEIIGGKWKPCLIDSISRGIRRPAELAKKHPLASKRVLNLQLKELEAYGVVKKVIYPVLPPKVEYFLTEVGESLLPLVNMMENWGSDLSSKYKIIVGND, encoded by the coding sequence ATGTACGAGAAAAAAATACCAAAAGATTTTAGTTGTGGCATTAGCATCACATTTGAGATTATAGGAGGTAAATGGAAACCCTGCCTCATTGATTCGATCAGTCGTGGTATCCGTAGACCCGCTGAACTCGCGAAAAAACATCCGCTGGCGAGCAAAAGGGTATTAAATTTACAACTGAAAGAGCTGGAGGCGTATGGTGTGGTCAAAAAAGTGATTTATCCTGTATTGCCCCCTAAAGTTGAATATTTTTTAACGGAAGTAGGGGAGTCTCTTTTGCCGCTTGTGAATATGATGGAAAATTGGGGGAGCGATTTGAGTAGCAAATATAAAATAATTGTAGGCAATGACTGA
- a CDS encoding Crp/Fnr family transcriptional regulator, translating to MTEEWGPFKHLFKRLEVPAKSILLQEGEISRTMFFIEKGCLRTWVNNDGREITTQFFFEGHSVSSIESFRTNQPSLYSIESLEPCILQTVSQKEFRDALENSPELRMQLEEHLFRRLLQGQKLLYSYLKNTPQQRYAELIENYPHIVQRIPQHYIASYLGITSVSLSRIRNRR from the coding sequence ATGACTGAAGAATGGGGACCATTCAAGCATCTTTTTAAACGTCTTGAAGTTCCTGCCAAAAGCATTCTTTTGCAGGAAGGTGAAATCTCACGAACAATGTTCTTTATTGAGAAAGGATGTTTGAGAACCTGGGTGAATAATGACGGTAGAGAAATTACCACCCAGTTTTTCTTTGAAGGACACAGTGTATCTTCCATTGAGAGTTTTAGGACAAACCAACCGAGTTTATACAGCATCGAGAGTCTGGAACCATGTATTTTACAAACGGTCTCGCAGAAAGAATTTCGCGACGCACTTGAGAACTCACCCGAGTTAAGAATGCAGCTGGAAGAGCATTTGTTCAGGCGGCTCCTTCAAGGACAAAAGCTTTTGTACTCTTATCTGAAAAATACACCACAACAACGCTACGCAGAATTGATTGAAAATTATCCGCATATCGTTCAGCGTATTCCACAGCACTATATCGCTTCATACTTGGGCATTACCTCCGTTTCACTGAGCAGGATACGAAACAGGCGCTAA
- a CDS encoding Crp/Fnr family transcriptional regulator, producing the protein MTEQEQNQLIKYLFETAKVANYKKGTVIIHEGCVSTKFYYLKKGLLRGWTYNDGKEITFQFLFEDQLFCATESFFYKSSCSYSIEIIEDSVLLYIDREEMDMLQHDRTFQTLFSKYLISRVASYQQLLISRIQDKPEIRYKKLFQASPEILLRIPQHYIASYLGITSVSLSRIRNRR; encoded by the coding sequence ATGACTGAACAAGAGCAAAATCAGTTAATAAAATACCTGTTTGAAACAGCAAAAGTAGCGAATTATAAGAAAGGAACTGTTATTATTCATGAAGGTTGTGTTTCCACTAAATTTTATTATTTAAAAAAAGGTCTACTTAGAGGCTGGACATATAATGATGGGAAAGAAATTACCTTCCAGTTCCTTTTCGAGGATCAGCTATTTTGTGCTACGGAAAGCTTTTTTTATAAATCTTCGTGCTCCTATAGTATTGAAATAATCGAGGATTCGGTTCTTTTATATATTGATAGGGAAGAAATGGATATGTTGCAACATGATAGAACTTTCCAAACCCTATTCAGTAAGTATCTAATTAGCCGAGTAGCCTCATATCAGCAATTATTGATTTCACGGATTCAGGATAAGCCTGAAATCCGTTACAAAAAGTTATTTCAGGCGAGCCCTGAAATACTTTTACGCATTCCACAGCACTATATTGCTTCATACTTGGGCATTACTTCTGTTTCGCTGAGCAGGATACGAAATCGGCG